One Setaria italica strain Yugu1 chromosome I, Setaria_italica_v2.0, whole genome shotgun sequence DNA window includes the following coding sequences:
- the LOC101780985 gene encoding LOW QUALITY PROTEIN: protein G1-like6 (The sequence of the model RefSeq protein was modified relative to this genomic sequence to represent the inferred CDS: inserted 1 base in 1 codon), with product MDHHHHHHHHHHHMIPGQEPSAGDGAAGQDNFFLGPAAAVIFSGGAGASGAGSSSSGAAALGSSVGGGGGPSPSSSSPSLSRYESQKRRDWNTFGQYLRNHRPPLSLSRCSGAHVLEFLKYMDQFGKTKVHTPVCPFYGHPNPPAPCPCPLRQAWGSLDALIGRLRAAYEENGGTPEMNPFGARAVRLYLREVRETQAXARGISYEKKKRKKPSSASAAAAGPSSEGSPPPGPSGGGGGPDTSASPQFIMP from the exons ATGGatcaccaccatcaccaccaccaccaccaccatcacatGATCCCGGGACAGGAGCCGTCGGcaggcgacggcgccgccggccaggaCAACTTCTTcctcggccccgccgcggccgtcatCTTCTCCGGAGGCGCCGGGGCGTCAGGGgccgggtcgtcgtcgtccggcgcggcggcgctcggatCCTCggtggggggaggaggcgggccgtcgccgtcgagctcgtcgCCTTCGCTGAGCCGGTACGAGTCCCAGAAGCGGCGGGACTGGAACACGTTCGGGCAGTACCTGCGcaaccaccggccgccgctgtcgctgTCGCGGTGCAGCGGCGCGCACGTACTGGAGTTCCTCAAGTACATGGACCAGTTCGGCAAGACCAAGGTGCACACGCCGGTGTGCCCCTTCTACGGGCACCCcaacccgccggcgccgtgcccgtgcccgctTCGCCAGGCCTGGGGCTCCCTCGACGCGCTCATCGGCCGCCTGCGCGCCGCCTACGAGGAGAACGGTGGCACGCCGGAGATGAACCCCTTCGGCGCGCGCGCCGTGCGCCTCTACCTGCGCGAGGTGCGCGAGACGCAGG GGGCCAGAGGGATCAGCTACGAGAAGAAGAAGCGCAAGAagccctcgtcggcgtcggccgcggcggcggggccgtcgTCCGAGGGGAGCCCGCCCCCGGggccgtccggcggcggcggagggcccgACACGTCGGCGTCGCCGCAGTTCATCATGCCGTGA
- the LOC101781393 gene encoding lysine-specific demethylase JMJ703 isoform X1, which produces MAPSGVEMVVLARLPLGFGHSVHFHRIMGTECIMATLNADPEPSFPPGFEPFIDLALRGIQDDAKPDDTHSSSVQVVQSTEKDVEILEPSSAHCRSGTPASTSGSHGCRKSLRNRPPIDYSLFDLISDEESEVELAEKGVRPMRRRQQLPKGVLRGCAECADCQKVVARWNPSGARRPVLEEAPVYYPSEEEFKDTLKYIESIRPVAEPYGICRIVPPSSWKPPCLLKEKNVWECSKFSTRVQKVDKLQNRKSSKKSRRGGMIKKRRKLSEPEDIGNINSNQTGMQQSQERFGFEPGPEFTLQTFKKYADSFSDQYFNKDACGDLPPSVEDIEGEYWRIVESPTEEIEVIYGADLETGTFGSGFPKSSHEVKSDVERKYAESGWNLNNLPRLQGSVLSFEGGDISGVLIPWVYVGMCFSSFCWHVEDHHLYSLNYMHWGAPKMWYGVPGKDAVNLEVAMRKHLPDLFEEQPDLLHNLVTQFSPSLLKSEGVPVYRCVQHEGEFVLTFPRAYHAGFNCGFNCAEAVNVAPLDWLPIGQDAVELYREQARKITISHDKLLLGAAREAIRAQWDILFLKRNTADNLRWKSMCGPDSTICKSLKARIQMELTQRKDICSPSQCRKIDAEFDSADRECAFCYYDLHLSACGCPCSPEKYTCLIHSKQLCSCDWGKRFFLFRYDVNELNILADALGGKLSAIHRWGVSHLGLSLSSCVKQEKDQDLKTLSRATDGPRRSYMSQASTVLLSPSLVCNEQKSSGNKMLNSGCSEINTACPSAEQLKSANVSPQKEPWVKNDLACTLNNGVSQLQYNGGPGGHKNSALGLPIPSGVSFSSNVATRPFSTSGDIHMRNAYSSLPVMVDHGSNMKPSLESSNNSHRLMTSSTNASLCYSYKDKMHITTETNGLVTTEKDSCQARAASSQPFVRTVSRAQIVSQEASASIFASKPPVGPSVVKNTYGGFSSGSAHFGYPNFGNPLPNDGCLQRKSESLSGLEARGHSPLLVQPALENGSPQKGPRIANVVHRFKSSVELLEIGAVVSGRLWSSSKAIFPKGFRSRVKYFSIVDPTQMAYYISEILDAGLQGPLFMVTLENCPGEVFINVSPTKCWSLVRERLNMEIRRQLSMGRANLPTLQPPGSVDGLEMFGFSSLAIVQAIEAQDVDSICTEYWRSRPHVVAGDHDSRHMPPPQGPPHIALRGLFQRASRDELRALRSLLTSNSSLDDRTRQQAAQILDEEIAKQWR; this is translated from the exons ATGGCTCCTAGTGGTGTCGAAATGGTGGTTTTGGCTAGGCTTCCGTTGGGGTTTGGGCACTCTGTTCACTTCCACA GAATAATGGGAACAGAGTGCATTATGGCCACACTGAATGCGGATCCTGAACCCTCTTTTCCACCTGGATTTGAACCTTTTATTGACCTTGCTCTGCGGGGTATTCAAGATGATGCCAAACCAGATGATACTCATTCTAGTTCAGTGCAAGTAGTACAGAGCACTGAGAAAGATGTCGAAATTTTGGAACCAAGTTCAGCACATTGTCGGAGTGGCACACCTGCCAGTACTTCAGGGAGCCATGGTTGCAGGAAATCACTTCGTAACAGACCTCCCATAGACTATAGCCTCTTCGACCTTATCTCAGATGAAGAATCTGAAGTTGAATTAGCTGAAAAG GGAGTAAGACCAATGAGACGCAGGCAACAATTACCAAAAGGAGTCCTTCGTGGCTGTGCAGAATGTGCTGATTGTCAAAAG gttGTTGCAAGATGGAATCCATCTGGTGCACGCAGGCCTGTTCTTGAGGAGGCTCCTGTTTACTATCCATCTGAGGAG GAATTCAAGGACACCTTAAAATACATTGAGAGTATACGGCCTGTGGCAGAACCATATGGAATTTGTCGCATTGTTCCACCATCTTCATGGAAGCCTCCATGCCTTCTTAAAGAGAAGAACGTATGGGAATGCTCAAAATTTTCAACTCGAGTACAGAAGGTTGACAAGCTCCAAAACCGTAAATCATCCAAGAAGAGCAGAAGAGGTGGGATGATAAAGAAGCGGAGAAAGCTTTCAGAGCCGGAAGATATTGGTAACATTAATAGCAATCAAACTGGGATGCAGCAAAGCCAAGAGAGGTTTGGATTTGAACCAGGACCAGAGTTTACACTACAAACATTTAAGAAGTATGCAGACAGCTTCAGCGATCAGTATTTTAACAAAGATGCATGTGGTGACTTGCCACCATCGGTGGAAGATATTGAAGGCGAGTATTGGCGCATAGTTGAAAGCCCCACTGAAGAGATAGAG GTAATATATGGTGCTGATTTGGAGACTGGAACTTTTGGTAGTGGTTTTCCGAAGTCCTCCCATGAGGTGAAATCTGATGTTGAGCGTAAGTATGCAGAATCTGGTTGGAATCTAAACAATTTGCCAAGACTACAAGGTTCAGTTCTATCTTTTGAGGGTGGTGACATCTCTGGTGTTTTGATCCCTTGGGTATATGTTGGCATGTGCTTTTCATCTTTCTGCTGG CATGTTGAAGACCATCATTTGTACTCTCTGAACTACATGCACTGGGGTGCTCCAAAGATGTGGTATGGAGTTCCAGGAAAGGATGCCGTGAATTTGGAGGTAGCAATGAGGAAACATCTACCTGACTTGTTTGAGGAGCAGCCTGATTTGCTCCACAACCTG GTTACTCAATTCTCTCCATCATTGCTTAAATCTGAAGGAGTACCGGTCTACCGATGTGTTCAGCATGAGGGAGAGTTTGTCCTGACATTCCCACGGGCATACCATGCTGGTTTCAATTGTGGTTTCAACTGTGCGGAAGCTGTTAATGTGGCACCGTTAGATTGGTTACCAATTGGGCAGGATGCTGTTGAGCTTTATCGTGAACAGGCTCGGAAAATAACTATTTCACATGATAAGCTGTTGCTTGGGGCTGCAAGAGAAGCAATAAGAGCTCAGTGGGATATCCTATTCCTCAAGAGAAATACTGCTGATAATTTGAGGTGGAAAAGCATGTGTGGACCTGACAGCACCATATGCAAGTCACTTAAG GCAAGAATTCAGATGGAGTTGACACAAAGAAAAGATATATGCTCCCCATCTCAATGTAGAAAAATAGACGCTGAATTTGATTCTGCAGATAGGGAGTGTGCATTCTGCTACTATGATCTGCATCTTTCTGCTTGCGGCTGTCCATGTTCCCCAGAGAAATATACTTGCCTTATACATTCAAAGCAGCTTTGCTCATGTGACTGGGGTAAAAGATTTTTCCTATTCCGTTATGATGTCAATGAATTAAATATCTTAGCTGATGCTTTGGGTGGGAAGTTAAGTGCCATTCACAGGTGGGGTGTCTCTCATCTTGGATTAAGTTTGAGTTCATGTGTTAAACAAGAAAAAGACCAAGATCTGAAGACACTTAGCAGAGCAACTGATGGACCCAGAAGGTCCTACATGTCACAGGCATCAACAGTATTGTTGTCACCTTCACTGGTTTGCAATGAACAGAAAAGCAGTGGAAATAAGATGCTGAACTCAGGTTGTTCAGAAATCAATACTGCTTGTCCTTCTGCAGAACAACTAAAATCGGCAAATGTTTCACCACAAAAGGAGCCATGGGTGAAGAATGATTTAGCATGTACACTAAATAATGGTGTCAGCCAATTACAATATAATGGAGGGCCTGGTGGACACAAAAACTCAGCACTAGGCTTGCCAATTCCTTCTGGTGTATCATTTTCTTCCAATGTTGCGACGAGGCCCTTTAGCACTTCAGGTGATATTCACATGAGAAATGCATACAGCTCTCTGCCAGTAATGGTTGATCATGGAAGCAACATGAAGCCTAGTTTGGAAAGCTCAAACAATTCCCATAGGTTAATGACATCTAGCACTAATGCATCTCTGTGTTACTCTTACAAGGATAAAATGCACATAACAACAGAGACTAATGGCTTGGTGACGACAGAGAAAGATAGCTGTCAGGCTCGTGCTGCATCAAGTCAGCCCTTTGTGAGAACTGTTTCAAGAGCACAAATTGTCTCTCAGGAAGCATCAGCTAGCATCTTTGCTTCAAAGCCACCTGTAGGCCCTTCAGTTGTGAAAAATACATATGGAGGTTTTAGTTCAGGAAGCGCCCATTTTGGGTATCCAAATTTTGGTAATCCGCTACCGAATGATGGGTGCCTTCAAAGAAAATCTGAATCTCTATCTGGTTTGGAAGCTCGGGGGCATTCACCTTTATTAGTGCAACCTGCTCTGGAAAATGGAAGTCCACAGAAGGGTCCTCGCATAGCCAATGTTGTGCATCGATTCAAGAGCTCAGTTGAACTTTTGGAAATTGGGGCTGTTGTATCTGGGAGGTTGTGGTCctcaagcaaagcaatcttccCAAAAG GGTTCAGAAGCCGAGTAAAATACTTCAGCATTGTGGATCCAACGCAAATGGCTTACTACATATCTGAAATATTAGACGCCGGACTGCAGGGACCTCTATTTATG GTGACTCTAGAAAACTGCCCAGGTGAAGTTTTTATCAATGTCTCTCCTACCAAGTGCTGGAGCTTGGTCCGCGAGAGGCTGAATATGGAAATACGGAGGCAACTCAGTATGGGAAGAGCTAACCTGCCTACACTACAGCCTCCAGGATCAGTTGATGGTCTTGAAATGTTTGGGTTCTCGTCACTGGCGATAGTTCAG GCAATCGAGGCGCAGGATGTAGATAGCATCTGCACAGAGTACTGGAGATCCAGGCCCCATGTTGTCGCTGGTGATCATGACAGTCGGCATATGCCGCCACCCCAGGGTCCACCGCACATTGCGCTGAGGGGGCTGTTCCAGAGAGCCAGCCGCGACGAGCTGCGAGCCCTACGGAGTCTACTGACGAGCAATAGCAGCCTGGACGATAGGACCAGGCAACAGGCTGCCCAAATCCTCGACGAGGAGATTGCCAAGCAGTGGCGCTGA
- the LOC101781393 gene encoding lysine-specific demethylase JMJ703 isoform X2: MGTECIMATLNADPEPSFPPGFEPFIDLALRGIQDDAKPDDTHSSSVQVVQSTEKDVEILEPSSAHCRSGTPASTSGSHGCRKSLRNRPPIDYSLFDLISDEESEVELAEKGVRPMRRRQQLPKGVLRGCAECADCQKVVARWNPSGARRPVLEEAPVYYPSEEEFKDTLKYIESIRPVAEPYGICRIVPPSSWKPPCLLKEKNVWECSKFSTRVQKVDKLQNRKSSKKSRRGGMIKKRRKLSEPEDIGNINSNQTGMQQSQERFGFEPGPEFTLQTFKKYADSFSDQYFNKDACGDLPPSVEDIEGEYWRIVESPTEEIEVIYGADLETGTFGSGFPKSSHEVKSDVERKYAESGWNLNNLPRLQGSVLSFEGGDISGVLIPWVYVGMCFSSFCWHVEDHHLYSLNYMHWGAPKMWYGVPGKDAVNLEVAMRKHLPDLFEEQPDLLHNLVTQFSPSLLKSEGVPVYRCVQHEGEFVLTFPRAYHAGFNCGFNCAEAVNVAPLDWLPIGQDAVELYREQARKITISHDKLLLGAAREAIRAQWDILFLKRNTADNLRWKSMCGPDSTICKSLKARIQMELTQRKDICSPSQCRKIDAEFDSADRECAFCYYDLHLSACGCPCSPEKYTCLIHSKQLCSCDWGKRFFLFRYDVNELNILADALGGKLSAIHRWGVSHLGLSLSSCVKQEKDQDLKTLSRATDGPRRSYMSQASTVLLSPSLVCNEQKSSGNKMLNSGCSEINTACPSAEQLKSANVSPQKEPWVKNDLACTLNNGVSQLQYNGGPGGHKNSALGLPIPSGVSFSSNVATRPFSTSGDIHMRNAYSSLPVMVDHGSNMKPSLESSNNSHRLMTSSTNASLCYSYKDKMHITTETNGLVTTEKDSCQARAASSQPFVRTVSRAQIVSQEASASIFASKPPVGPSVVKNTYGGFSSGSAHFGYPNFGNPLPNDGCLQRKSESLSGLEARGHSPLLVQPALENGSPQKGPRIANVVHRFKSSVELLEIGAVVSGRLWSSSKAIFPKGFRSRVKYFSIVDPTQMAYYISEILDAGLQGPLFMVTLENCPGEVFINVSPTKCWSLVRERLNMEIRRQLSMGRANLPTLQPPGSVDGLEMFGFSSLAIVQAIEAQDVDSICTEYWRSRPHVVAGDHDSRHMPPPQGPPHIALRGLFQRASRDELRALRSLLTSNSSLDDRTRQQAAQILDEEIAKQWR; this comes from the exons ATGGGAACAGAGTGCATTATGGCCACACTGAATGCGGATCCTGAACCCTCTTTTCCACCTGGATTTGAACCTTTTATTGACCTTGCTCTGCGGGGTATTCAAGATGATGCCAAACCAGATGATACTCATTCTAGTTCAGTGCAAGTAGTACAGAGCACTGAGAAAGATGTCGAAATTTTGGAACCAAGTTCAGCACATTGTCGGAGTGGCACACCTGCCAGTACTTCAGGGAGCCATGGTTGCAGGAAATCACTTCGTAACAGACCTCCCATAGACTATAGCCTCTTCGACCTTATCTCAGATGAAGAATCTGAAGTTGAATTAGCTGAAAAG GGAGTAAGACCAATGAGACGCAGGCAACAATTACCAAAAGGAGTCCTTCGTGGCTGTGCAGAATGTGCTGATTGTCAAAAG gttGTTGCAAGATGGAATCCATCTGGTGCACGCAGGCCTGTTCTTGAGGAGGCTCCTGTTTACTATCCATCTGAGGAG GAATTCAAGGACACCTTAAAATACATTGAGAGTATACGGCCTGTGGCAGAACCATATGGAATTTGTCGCATTGTTCCACCATCTTCATGGAAGCCTCCATGCCTTCTTAAAGAGAAGAACGTATGGGAATGCTCAAAATTTTCAACTCGAGTACAGAAGGTTGACAAGCTCCAAAACCGTAAATCATCCAAGAAGAGCAGAAGAGGTGGGATGATAAAGAAGCGGAGAAAGCTTTCAGAGCCGGAAGATATTGGTAACATTAATAGCAATCAAACTGGGATGCAGCAAAGCCAAGAGAGGTTTGGATTTGAACCAGGACCAGAGTTTACACTACAAACATTTAAGAAGTATGCAGACAGCTTCAGCGATCAGTATTTTAACAAAGATGCATGTGGTGACTTGCCACCATCGGTGGAAGATATTGAAGGCGAGTATTGGCGCATAGTTGAAAGCCCCACTGAAGAGATAGAG GTAATATATGGTGCTGATTTGGAGACTGGAACTTTTGGTAGTGGTTTTCCGAAGTCCTCCCATGAGGTGAAATCTGATGTTGAGCGTAAGTATGCAGAATCTGGTTGGAATCTAAACAATTTGCCAAGACTACAAGGTTCAGTTCTATCTTTTGAGGGTGGTGACATCTCTGGTGTTTTGATCCCTTGGGTATATGTTGGCATGTGCTTTTCATCTTTCTGCTGG CATGTTGAAGACCATCATTTGTACTCTCTGAACTACATGCACTGGGGTGCTCCAAAGATGTGGTATGGAGTTCCAGGAAAGGATGCCGTGAATTTGGAGGTAGCAATGAGGAAACATCTACCTGACTTGTTTGAGGAGCAGCCTGATTTGCTCCACAACCTG GTTACTCAATTCTCTCCATCATTGCTTAAATCTGAAGGAGTACCGGTCTACCGATGTGTTCAGCATGAGGGAGAGTTTGTCCTGACATTCCCACGGGCATACCATGCTGGTTTCAATTGTGGTTTCAACTGTGCGGAAGCTGTTAATGTGGCACCGTTAGATTGGTTACCAATTGGGCAGGATGCTGTTGAGCTTTATCGTGAACAGGCTCGGAAAATAACTATTTCACATGATAAGCTGTTGCTTGGGGCTGCAAGAGAAGCAATAAGAGCTCAGTGGGATATCCTATTCCTCAAGAGAAATACTGCTGATAATTTGAGGTGGAAAAGCATGTGTGGACCTGACAGCACCATATGCAAGTCACTTAAG GCAAGAATTCAGATGGAGTTGACACAAAGAAAAGATATATGCTCCCCATCTCAATGTAGAAAAATAGACGCTGAATTTGATTCTGCAGATAGGGAGTGTGCATTCTGCTACTATGATCTGCATCTTTCTGCTTGCGGCTGTCCATGTTCCCCAGAGAAATATACTTGCCTTATACATTCAAAGCAGCTTTGCTCATGTGACTGGGGTAAAAGATTTTTCCTATTCCGTTATGATGTCAATGAATTAAATATCTTAGCTGATGCTTTGGGTGGGAAGTTAAGTGCCATTCACAGGTGGGGTGTCTCTCATCTTGGATTAAGTTTGAGTTCATGTGTTAAACAAGAAAAAGACCAAGATCTGAAGACACTTAGCAGAGCAACTGATGGACCCAGAAGGTCCTACATGTCACAGGCATCAACAGTATTGTTGTCACCTTCACTGGTTTGCAATGAACAGAAAAGCAGTGGAAATAAGATGCTGAACTCAGGTTGTTCAGAAATCAATACTGCTTGTCCTTCTGCAGAACAACTAAAATCGGCAAATGTTTCACCACAAAAGGAGCCATGGGTGAAGAATGATTTAGCATGTACACTAAATAATGGTGTCAGCCAATTACAATATAATGGAGGGCCTGGTGGACACAAAAACTCAGCACTAGGCTTGCCAATTCCTTCTGGTGTATCATTTTCTTCCAATGTTGCGACGAGGCCCTTTAGCACTTCAGGTGATATTCACATGAGAAATGCATACAGCTCTCTGCCAGTAATGGTTGATCATGGAAGCAACATGAAGCCTAGTTTGGAAAGCTCAAACAATTCCCATAGGTTAATGACATCTAGCACTAATGCATCTCTGTGTTACTCTTACAAGGATAAAATGCACATAACAACAGAGACTAATGGCTTGGTGACGACAGAGAAAGATAGCTGTCAGGCTCGTGCTGCATCAAGTCAGCCCTTTGTGAGAACTGTTTCAAGAGCACAAATTGTCTCTCAGGAAGCATCAGCTAGCATCTTTGCTTCAAAGCCACCTGTAGGCCCTTCAGTTGTGAAAAATACATATGGAGGTTTTAGTTCAGGAAGCGCCCATTTTGGGTATCCAAATTTTGGTAATCCGCTACCGAATGATGGGTGCCTTCAAAGAAAATCTGAATCTCTATCTGGTTTGGAAGCTCGGGGGCATTCACCTTTATTAGTGCAACCTGCTCTGGAAAATGGAAGTCCACAGAAGGGTCCTCGCATAGCCAATGTTGTGCATCGATTCAAGAGCTCAGTTGAACTTTTGGAAATTGGGGCTGTTGTATCTGGGAGGTTGTGGTCctcaagcaaagcaatcttccCAAAAG GGTTCAGAAGCCGAGTAAAATACTTCAGCATTGTGGATCCAACGCAAATGGCTTACTACATATCTGAAATATTAGACGCCGGACTGCAGGGACCTCTATTTATG GTGACTCTAGAAAACTGCCCAGGTGAAGTTTTTATCAATGTCTCTCCTACCAAGTGCTGGAGCTTGGTCCGCGAGAGGCTGAATATGGAAATACGGAGGCAACTCAGTATGGGAAGAGCTAACCTGCCTACACTACAGCCTCCAGGATCAGTTGATGGTCTTGAAATGTTTGGGTTCTCGTCACTGGCGATAGTTCAG GCAATCGAGGCGCAGGATGTAGATAGCATCTGCACAGAGTACTGGAGATCCAGGCCCCATGTTGTCGCTGGTGATCATGACAGTCGGCATATGCCGCCACCCCAGGGTCCACCGCACATTGCGCTGAGGGGGCTGTTCCAGAGAGCCAGCCGCGACGAGCTGCGAGCCCTACGGAGTCTACTGACGAGCAATAGCAGCCTGGACGATAGGACCAGGCAACAGGCTGCCCAAATCCTCGACGAGGAGATTGCCAAGCAGTGGCGCTGA